The segment GGCCCCTGCGATACTACCACAAATCAGCTGGGCTTTCCGATTACCATAGCTATGCTCAGCTTTGTCGCTTTTTCACCGGAGAAGTCATCGCCTCGATGAAAGAAGTCCACCATGAGGAACCCGATCGCGCACCCGATGTGCTCCAGGAGATGCCACCTCGCGTCGACATTGGAGCACGGATTCGTCAGATGTGGGGGTGAAGCTGGCGCTCTCAACGTGGGTCGCTCGTTCAATATCTACGGGGTTCGATATCAACCTCTCACTTTCTTGATCAGAAAGGCCATGTTCTTGCCAAAGTTCCAGGCTGTCTGGAGTCCTTCCTCATCCTTCATAACCTCGCCCTTGTCGCGGCCAAGCGCTACATTCCAATAGGTAGAACCGGGAATGCAGAACCCGAGAATCTGAAACCATAAGGTCAATTGGGCAAACGTGAAATTCATACCAGCACGTCGCGCCACCACCAATGGCCCACCCACCTTGCCTTGAAACACCTCACCGTTCCAGCGGGATAGGTATCCGGCGCGCTCCATCAGCCCCTTAATGAGCGCTGAGGCTGACCCATAGTACACCGGTGAAGCTAGAATTATCCCATCCGCCTGTTTCATCTTCAGGTATACAGGGGAAAAGTCATCGTCGATGGAGCAACGCTCTTCCTTTTGGCACAACATGCAGGCATTACAGGACCTGATGTTCAGCCCTGCCAGTCGAACGAGTTCGGTGTCTATGCCTTCTTCGCTGA is part of the Dehalococcoidia bacterium genome and harbors:
- a CDS encoding 3'-5' exonuclease, translated to MATGDDAQIEEERRLTYVAMTRAKDFLYVLWPLRYYHKSAGLSDYHSYAQLCRFFTGEVIASMKEVHHEEPDRAPDVLQEMPPRVDIGARIRQMWG
- a CDS encoding flavodoxin family protein; amino-acid sequence: MNVIGIVGSPRKGGNTELLTAHTLKSISEEGIDTELVRLAGLNIRSCNACMLCQKEERCSIDDDFSPVYLKMKQADGIILASPVYYGSASALIKGLMERAGYLSRWNGEVFQGKVGGPLVVARRAGMNFTFAQLTLWFQILGFCIPGSTYWNVALGRDKGEVMKDEEGLQTAWNFGKNMAFLIKKVRG